One region of Synechococcus elongatus PCC 11801 genomic DNA includes:
- a CDS encoding flavin monoamine oxidase family protein, translating to MKVSRRALLGGAAAAAGASVLTRSPHAQAQTRSTTADVVVVGAGYAGLATAWQLQKAGLNVLVLEARDRVGGRVWSIDLKGGGWLDLGGQWLGATQDRFAALIQEMGCETYPTPNFGDTLYRGVTSSGYYRVKADGSNWESVPGSDLIDAADEQLSAMVDQIDPNAPWQHPQAAVWDGITFGQWLDQNVPDANARRFLIASVSYACASPQEISMLQLLFIIRACGGLAMLDGFEGAAQQDRIIGGAQVVAKRLAERLGSRIQFKQPVRKIRWSDRGVTVFTDQQAIAAKSVVIAVPPTLAGSIEYEPSLPTDRAQITQRWPQGCVIKVGMVFEEPFWRKDGLSGASIDYGSLVGETADSSTPPEYSKQGILTGFVYAETARQVLRLSASDRRQQLLASLQSRFGDRILKPVFYQEMNWAMQPWTKGCYAGYLAPGATYLFKSTVRDPVGPLHWAGTETASQWPTFIDGAIRSGERAAQAILSQR from the coding sequence ATGAAGGTTTCTCGTCGTGCGTTGCTGGGTGGAGCAGCAGCTGCCGCTGGTGCGAGTGTTCTGACGCGATCGCCCCATGCCCAAGCACAGACGCGTTCGACAACAGCTGATGTCGTTGTTGTGGGTGCGGGTTATGCAGGATTGGCGACCGCGTGGCAACTGCAAAAGGCTGGGCTTAATGTTTTGGTGCTCGAAGCCCGCGATCGCGTGGGGGGGCGGGTTTGGTCGATTGACCTCAAAGGCGGCGGCTGGCTCGATTTAGGCGGTCAGTGGTTGGGAGCAACCCAAGACCGCTTTGCCGCCCTGATTCAAGAGATGGGCTGCGAAACCTATCCGACCCCTAACTTTGGCGACACCCTCTACCGAGGCGTGACCAGCAGTGGCTACTACCGCGTCAAAGCAGATGGCAGCAACTGGGAGTCGGTGCCTGGCAGTGACTTGATCGATGCAGCCGACGAACAACTGTCAGCCATGGTCGATCAGATCGACCCGAATGCACCGTGGCAGCATCCCCAAGCAGCAGTCTGGGACGGCATCACGTTTGGTCAGTGGTTGGATCAAAACGTACCGGATGCCAATGCGCGCCGCTTTCTGATTGCCAGCGTTTCCTACGCCTGCGCCAGTCCCCAAGAAATTTCGATGCTGCAACTACTGTTCATCATCCGCGCCTGTGGGGGCTTGGCGATGCTGGATGGCTTTGAGGGCGCCGCCCAGCAGGATCGGATCATTGGCGGGGCACAAGTTGTTGCGAAGCGATTGGCAGAGCGACTCGGCTCGCGCATCCAGTTCAAACAACCCGTCCGCAAAATTCGCTGGAGCGATCGCGGCGTGACCGTGTTCACCGATCAACAAGCGATCGCCGCCAAATCTGTTGTCATCGCCGTGCCGCCGACTTTAGCAGGCAGCATTGAATACGAGCCAAGCCTGCCCACCGATCGCGCCCAAATTACTCAACGCTGGCCCCAAGGCTGTGTGATCAAAGTCGGCATGGTGTTTGAGGAACCGTTCTGGCGCAAGGACGGCCTCAGCGGAGCTTCGATTGACTACGGCTCCTTAGTTGGTGAAACCGCCGATAGCAGTACCCCGCCCGAATATTCCAAACAGGGCATCCTCACTGGCTTTGTCTACGCTGAAACCGCGCGACAGGTACTGCGACTCTCCGCTAGCGATCGCCGTCAACAACTCCTGGCTTCCCTGCAAAGCCGCTTTGGCGATCGCATCCTCAAACCCGTCTTCTACCAAGAGATGAACTGGGCAATGCAGCCTTGGACCAAGGGCTGTTACGCCGGTTATCTTGCACCGGGAGCAACCTACCTGTTCAAATCCACTGTTCGCGATCCTGTCGGGCCCTTGCACTGGGCAGGGACAGAAACTGCGAGTCAGTGGCCGACGTTTATCGATGGTGCGATTCGGTCAGGTGAACGGGCAGCGCAAGCGATCCTTAGCCAGCGGTAG